A window of the Gossypium hirsutum isolate 1008001.06 chromosome A03, Gossypium_hirsutum_v2.1, whole genome shotgun sequence genome harbors these coding sequences:
- the LOC121203286 gene encoding U-box domain-containing protein 11 gives MCNYLKWVCMMCEFGIYFIKNKEIIIICYFSYHLTLRGESAAFVNIFVNILVFESFLLLRISFQSGPNTWHCEMIGGVSSAQEGDASPAFLLLMELIPPIPFLRRIALFKHLLEEIRDFGGSSASASLWSADLAVARQADKRLVSVASACNFNNSSDGGAKILSPIPLRYMEAGESFRELPYHRYQISEEVQEQVSLVKAQFRRAIERFGSFNSRKVSNVLSQPLEKTMWEYQGKISAKLDIVSENCDRTSTLHGADQTTKILERVNSSSTSSYDCI, from the exons AtgtgtaattatttaaaatgggTATGTATGATGTGCGAGTTTGGAAtctattttatcaaaaataaagaaataataataatttgttatTTCTCATACCATCTTACTCTGAGAGGTGAGAGTGCAGCTTTCGTTAATATTTTCGTCAATATCCTTGTCTTTGAAAGTTTTCTTTTATTACGCATCTCTTTCCAATCAGGACCCAACACCTGGCACTGTGAAATGATCGGCGGGGTGTCCTCCGCTCAAGAAGGCGACGCTTCTCCCGCGTTCTTGCTGCTGATGGAACTCATCCCACCAATTCCATTTTTAAGAAGGATTGCTCTCTTCAAACATTTGCTTGAGGAAATCAGAGATTTTGGTGGATCCTCTGCCTCTGCTTCTTTATGGTCTGCTGATCTGGCTGTCGCTCGCCAGGCAGATAAACGTCTGGTCTCCGTCGCCTCTGCCTGCAATTTCAATAATTCCTCC GATGGAGGTGCCAAAATATTGTCTCCAATTCCATTGCGTTACATGGAAGCTGGAGAAAGCTTTAGGGAACTCCCGTACCATCGGTATCAAATCTCTGAGGAGGTTCAAGAACAG GTATCATTAGTAAAAGCTCAATTCAGAAGAGCAATAGAAAGATTTGGGTCTTTTAATTCGAGGAAAGTTTCTAATGTGTTGTCCCAGCCACTAGAAAAAACAATGTGGGAGTACCAAGGAAAAATTTCAGCAAAGCTTGATATCGTTTCGGAAAATTGTGATAGAACAAGTACATTACATGGTGCTGATCAGACAACTAAGATATTAGAGAGAGTTAATAGCTCTTCAACCTCTTCTTACGATTGCATATGA
- the LOC107887657 gene encoding uncharacterized protein yields the protein MEMVKKEIAKLLDADIIYPISDSRWVSLVQVMPKKTGVTVKKNAEGFFQIPVAPEDQEKTTFTSSFGTFVYRRIPFGLRFYRYFVKHFSKVAEPRCELLQKDKKIEFGPKCKKAFDTLKQNFQECENLVAGHLSRLKIPEDDTPIKDEFPDESLFSIEAYYPWYADKVNLLTTGSLPTELARSVKDKLRREARYYIWDYPYL from the exons ATGGAGATGGTAAAAAAGGAGATAGCCAAGCTGCTGGATGCTGACATAATCTACCCTATTTCAGATAGTAGATGGGTAAGTCTGGTACAAGTCATGCCCAAGAAAACAGGCgtgacagtaaagaaaaatgctGAAG GTTTCTTCCAAATCCCAGTTGCACCAGAGGACCAGGAAAAGACCACTTTTACAAGCTCATTCGGCACATTTGTGTACAGAAGGATTCCATTTGGACTTA GGTTCTATAGGTATTTTGTAAAGCACTTCTCGAAAGTAGCTGAGCCACGGTGTGAATTATTGCAGAAGGATAAGAAAATTGAGTTTGGCCCAAAATGTAAGAAGGCTTTTGATACACTCAAGCAAAA CTTTCAG GAGTGCGAAAACTTGGTAGCCGGCCACTTGAGTAGGTTAAAAATACCTGAGGACGACACTCCTATAAAGGATGAGTTCCCTGACGAGAGTTTATTTTCAATTGAGGCCTATTACCCATGGTATGCCGATAAAGTAAATCTCTTAACTACAGGTTCGCTGCCCACCGAGTTAGCACGTTCTGTGAAGGACAAGCTTAGAAGGGAAGCACGATACTACATTTGGGACTACCCATACTTATAG